A window of the Egibacter rhizosphaerae genome harbors these coding sequences:
- a CDS encoding cupredoxin domain-containing protein, translating into MTRTLLLSLLAGLLALGLAACETDDEPEETAAAGEQELDEPDEADDGGDEAEADADGAVVEIELELGDMFFEPSEIVVPAGATVEFTLANEGGAEHDLVFDGEGESDMVNPGEAGTFQAGPFEEDTTGWCDVPGHREAGMELDVVVTD; encoded by the coding sequence ATGACCCGCACGCTGTTGCTGAGCCTGCTCGCCGGGCTGCTGGCCCTGGGGCTGGCCGCCTGCGAGACCGACGACGAGCCCGAGGAGACCGCCGCCGCAGGGGAGCAGGAGCTGGACGAACCCGACGAGGCCGATGACGGCGGTGACGAAGCCGAGGCGGACGCCGACGGAGCGGTCGTCGAGATTGAGCTCGAGTTGGGCGACATGTTCTTCGAACCCTCCGAGATCGTGGTCCCGGCTGGCGCGACGGTCGAGTTCACGCTCGCCAACGAGGGCGGCGCCGAGCACGACCTCGTGTTCGACGGCGAAGGCGAGAGCGACATGGTCAACCCCGGGGAGGCCGGGACGTTCCAGGCCGGCCCCTTCGAGGAGGACACCACAGGTTGGTGCGACGTGCCCGGCCACCGCGAGGCCGGCATGGAGCTCGACGTCGTCGTCACCGACTGA